The genomic region CCACCGTTGCGTCATTGCCAGACAGAACAACAATTCCGCGGATCAAATCCTCGACCCGAACGCGGTCGGTGGTGTTGAGAAACATGGTTGAGCCACCAAAGGACATGGCATGCTCTGAGACAGGCAATGAGGTGTCTAACGTGAGGCGCCCATCTTCCAGTGCCTCAAACGTCATGTTCAACGTCATCAGCTTGGACATCGAGGCAGGCGGCAAGGGCACATCCGCATTCAGAGCGAACAGAACCTGCCCTGAATTGTGATCCACCACATAGGCCGATCCTGCCTGTGTCTCAAACCCTTGGGCCTTGACCGCCTGAGGCAGCAAAATTCCCAAGGCCAAGGCCAAACTGCAGCCAAAACTGCCGAGTGTCTTTGCCAATGTCACGCCCATTCCCCACCTGTCACTCGACCCGCAGGGCTTGGCTGCGGGTTCAATTGGTTACAAAATACGCATCTTGGAAGCCAAGCCTGCGTGCAACGTCCAGATTATTGGCCCGCTCCGCAGTTGTCGAGGCAGGCCCGACCACCACCCGCCAAAAACGGCGGCCATTGGAGGTCTGATCATAGATGGTGGGCTGCAATCCAGAATTTCGCAAGGCCTGCGCGGTGTTATTTGCATTTTCTTGCACTGCAAAAATGCCAATTTGCACGAAAGGCCGCTCAAGGGCGCTTGTCGCAACGGGTGCGGGGCTTGCGGCAGGTGCAGGCGCAACGGGGGCAGCAGAGGCAGGCCTATCCAAAGGCAAGGCGGCAATCGTCTCGGCCCCGCCCGCATCAGGCCCGTCATAATTCGGCGGCGCAATCCCTTCGGCAGGGGTGGCCAAGGCGATATCCTCCGCGACCTCCTCGCGGCGCAAGGCGGTGACGTTCAACATCGAGGGCGCCCCCGCCAGTAGCCCCAAAGCCGAAGCTGCGTCAGATGACACCTGAAGCGCAGGCCCAGGATTGTCGCGTTCACGGCGGAACAACGCACCAATCACAAAGCGCCCATTGGCCTCGTTGCGAATAATCACCCGCTCGGGATCCGTGGCTGACGGGTGCGCCACCCAAACACCGCCCAAGGAGGGCCGCCCATCCCAAAGCCCGTCTTCGGTCACCTGAAACACATCGGGCGCCTCAACATCGCGCTCGACCAAACGGGTCGTGCCAGTATCAGCAAGGCTTGGATCGGCCGCATTCCCCGTGAGCCCCGTCTGACACCCGCCAAGCCCGAAAGCCGCCACCACCAAAAGGGCATAGATCGGCCTTGCCCGTCCAAAAAAGGAAAAATCCATCTGCCCTACCCTGTTCTCAATCTGATGCCGCGCGCCCATCTGGGTGCAATTGTTATTTTTGCACGAATAATACACATGAAAAAGCAACCTGAAAACCCATGTCGCGCAATTTTGACTACGGATGAATCCACAACCGCAGCCCCCCTTCCAGAATCGCCCTCCACAAGCTATCCCGCCCAAGTCGGAGGAGTGGCAGAGTGGTTTAATGCACCGGTCTTGAAAACCGACGTACGTCAAAAGCGTACCGTGGGTTCGAATCCCACCTCCTCCGCCATATATTTTTTTTAAGATATTGATTTTATTCAGTTTAATTTTACAGGGCATGAACCTGTCCCCAATAGAGTCCCCAAACGATAGATGGTGAGAGCAATGCACAGTGCATGTGCCCTATCCTGTGTGGGAAAAAATTAGTCAGACATCGTTAGGCGCAGGGGGGGGGTGGGGGAAAACTCTGCTACCTGAGGTGTTACTTATAGCACGCTCGCATTTTTCCTGAAAAAGGCTCGCTCGCGATCCAATATTCTTTTAAAATTGTATCGTCGTAGACCTGCAGCTGTTTCCGATCAGAAGCGTGCAAATAACAAAGTGACAAAGAAAAATAAGATAGCCCCCCCAATCATTATTATCTTGAGACCTTTGTCAAAAAGGGTTTCTGATCCATCAAAATCCTTCCAAGGCCGATCTATCGCGCCAAGGTCATCACCGCATTTAGGACATACTTTTGCGGTTGGAGAGCAGTCGTTGTCGCAGTAGCCAGGTAATCCCCCCCGAAATTAAGGGGCTGCAAAAGTAGAATTTTCTCGGCAAGATGAACGAGGAGAATTCGAATGAAGACAAGCAGATACACTGAGGCGCAGATCATCGCGATCCTGCGTCAGGCCGAAGGCGGAGTGCCGGTTTCCGAGCTGTGCCGCGAGCATAGGATGAGCGACGCGTCATTTTACAAATGGCGGGCCAAGTATGGCGGCATGGATGCGTCGATGGTCAGCCAGATGAAGGCGATGGAAGAAGAGAACCGTCGGCTTAAGCGGATGTATGCGGACCTGAGCATGCAAAACGATCTGTTGAAGGAAGCCCTCGGAAAAAAGTAGGTGGGCCATCTCAGAGGCGAGAGATGGCCGAAACGGCGGTGGAACGACGGGGTGTCAGCATTGCGCTGGCGTGCCGGGCCTTCGGGGTCAGCGAGACCTGTTATCGGTACAGCCCAAAGCTGAAGGCCGAGAACGAGGTGATCGCCGATCTGCTGACGGGGCTGACGGATGCGCGCAAGACATGGGGATTTGGCCTGTGTTTCCTGCATCTACGCAACGTGAAGGGGCATCCCTGGAACCACAAACGCGTCTATCGGATCTACTGCGAGCTGGAACTGAACCTGCGGATCAAGCCCCGAAAGCGGCTGAAACGGGAGAAGCCTGATGTTCTGGCGGTGCCAGACGCGCCCAATGTGACCTGGTCGATGGACTTCATGGCAGATCGTCTTGGCGACGGCCGTGCTTTTCGGCTGCTGAATGTGCTGGACGACTTCAACCGAGAAGGGCTGGGGATCGAGGTTGACTTCTCGTTGCCCGCCGAACGGGTCATCCGCAGCTTGGACCGCATCATCGAATGGCGCGGAAAACCTGGCACGATCAGGGTCGACAACGGCCCGGAATACATCAGCGAGAAGCTCAGAATATGGGCCGAGAAGCAGGGTATCACTATCCAGCACATCCAACCCGGACAGCCGCAGCAAAACGCTTATGTCGAACGCTACAACCGGACAGTCCGGCATGAGTGGTTGGATCAATACATCATCGAAAGCATCGAGGAGGCACAGGATCAGGCCACACAATGGCTCTGGACTTATAACAACGACCGCCCGAACATGGGCATCGGCGGCATCACACCCGCTATGAAACTGAAAATGGCCGCGTAAGTTCTACGGATGCACCCCGTTAAAAATGGGGAGATTACCAGGCCAGAGACCTCCAGCGTGCGCTGCGACCGCAAACAGAGGCGACCAGTTATCCTTCGCTCGATCCGATCCACCCGATGGGATTGTCTCGAGTGTCTCTTCCAAATCAACGGAACCTGACCATGCCTCGAGATAGTCTCTCAGAGGTTGCTTGCGTTCAAAGTAGTTGGAAGGAACTGGCTCGACTTTTTCGGAGATTAACTTACGGCGCAGATTAACACAGATTGATCTGCTCATGAGCGTATCAGCCTGATCGCCAATTCCTGCGATGACTTGTGCCGTCCAAGTCGACCATTTTTTTGGTGTCCAACCATTGGTGTTTGTAGGATCACTCAAAATTTTATAGGCAGTGCGACGACGGTGGCTTGCATTCATGATCGCTAGAAGCTCATCATTTTTGCGGAGAGTTATGTCTGCTTCATCAATTAAGAATGTAGGCTGACTCAGTTCGATCATTCTGAAAAATGCAGAAGCCGTAACGTTTCCCGCCATTTCAGGGTTCTTTACCATCGCCTCCATTAGTTCCAAGAGGGTTGTTTTTCCACATTCTCGTTCTGGCGAATGGATGTAGAATTTGGGAAAGATATTCCACTTATCCATTAGGAACGTGCACGCAGCCCAGACCGCTGCAGCATCCGCATGACTTTGATGCTGAAGGATCATATGCGAACGAATATCGCTCGACATTTCGTCCAGTGCATCTGCAATAGAGATGTAATCAGCCATGCCCGCCTCCTGATTGGTGCTTGCGAATGCACTCGCTAATCCATTCATCAATGTCGGACTCTAGCCAACCATAGCGGCTTTCTGTGAGTGCGAATGGCTGTGGGAACTGTTTGTTGCGGGCAAGTCGGCGAACATTCGAAACTGACATCGAAGTTTTCTTCGCCACTTCAGAGGCGCTAAGCACTTTCATCGCGCGCCTCCATCAGTTTTTCTTGCCAAGTAATGATGCTTTCCTCTGGCCATCCTACGGCACGAGCGCCGATTTTGATTGGTTTGGGAAATTCATTGGTCGAAATACGAAGGTAGATACTAGAGCGAGAAAGCCCTGTCATATCCATCACTTCGGGTAGCCTGTATATTTTCTTGATCATCTTTACATCCATTTGGTTGTGAGATGATCCAAGAAATATGTGGCTAAGCTTCTCCTGTATTTGGCAATTAAATGGCTATCTAAGTGCCAACAT from Rhodobacterales bacterium HKCCA1288 harbors:
- a CDS encoding SPOR domain-containing protein, with protein sequence MDFSFFGRARPIYALLVVAAFGLGGCQTGLTGNAADPSLADTGTTRLVERDVEAPDVFQVTEDGLWDGRPSLGGVWVAHPSATDPERVIIRNEANGRFVIGALFRRERDNPGPALQVSSDAASALGLLAGAPSMLNVTALRREEVAEDIALATPAEGIAPPNYDGPDAGGAETIAALPLDRPASAAPVAPAPAASPAPVATSALERPFVQIGIFAVQENANNTAQALRNSGLQPTIYDQTSNGRRFWRVVVGPASTTAERANNLDVARRLGFQDAYFVTN
- a CDS encoding IS3 family transposase (programmed frameshift), translating into MKTSRYTEAQIIAILRQAEGGVPVSELCREHRMSDASFYKWRAKYGGMDASMVSQMKAMEEENRRLKRMYADLSMQNDLLKEALGKKLGGPSQRREMAETAVERRGVSIALACRAFGVSETCYRYSPKLKAENEVIADLLTGLTDARKTWGFGLCFLHLRNVKGHPWNHKRVYRIYCELELNLRIKPRKRLKREKPDVLAVPDAPNVTWSMDFMADRLGDGRAFRLLNVLDDFNREGLGIEVDFSLPAERVIRSLDRIIEWRGKPGTIRVDNGPEYISEKLRIWAEKQGITIQHIQPGQPQQNAYVERYNRTVRHEWLDQYIIESIEEAQDQATQWLWTYNNDRPNMGIGGITPAMKLKMAA
- a CDS encoding DUF3631 domain-containing protein, translated to MADYISIADALDEMSSDIRSHMILQHQSHADAAAVWAACTFLMDKWNIFPKFYIHSPERECGKTTLLELMEAMVKNPEMAGNVTASAFFRMIELSQPTFLIDEADITLRKNDELLAIMNASHRRRTAYKILSDPTNTNGWTPKKWSTWTAQVIAGIGDQADTLMSRSICVNLRRKLISEKVEPVPSNYFERKQPLRDYLEAWSGSVDLEETLETIPSGGSDRAKDNWSPLFAVAAHAGGLWPGNLPIFNGVHP
- a CDS encoding AlpA family phage regulatory protein, translating into MKVLSASEVAKKTSMSVSNVRRLARNKQFPQPFALTESRYGWLESDIDEWISECIRKHQSGGGHG
- a CDS encoding AlpA family transcriptional regulator, producing the protein MIKKIYRLPEVMDMTGLSRSSIYLRISTNEFPKPIKIGARAVGWPEESIITWQEKLMEARDESA